A window from Myxococcus fulvus encodes these proteins:
- the purL gene encoding phosphoribosylformylglycinamidine synthase: MSSMHFLRGAPVLSEFRLAKLLAQCREQVPSVSSVYAEHVHFLDAPEPLSGDEQAMLGRLLEYGPRVPSGERAGSLLLVVPRPGTISPWSSKATDIVHNCGLGAKVRRLERGLAYFVAGPQGRPLEREQVEALAPVLHDRMTQAVLTRMEDAAVLFSTHEPRPLTTVDILGGGKGALDRANRELGLALADDEIDYLVARFTELSRNPTDVELMMFAQANSEHCRHKIFNASWTLDGKPQERSLFQAIKNTYAQHKEGVLSAYKDNAAVIEGFTVDRFFPDADTGEWGTVREPSHIMVKVETHNHPTAISPYPGAATGAGGEIRDEGATGRGAKPKAGLTGFTVSHLRIPGHERPWEQPYGKPDRIVSALDIMIDGPLGGAAFNNEFGRPNLAGYFRSFEAQVSTPEGVEVRGYHKPIMIAGGLGNIRAEHVKKGQLQPGDKLIVLGGPAMLIGLGGGAASSMAQGASAADLDFASVQRDNAEMERRCQQVIDQCCALGEKNPIRSIHDVGAGGLSNALPELAHDNALGGKLELRAVPNAEPGMSPLEIWCNEAQERYVLGVAPEDLARFTAFCERERAPFSVLGEATGSQVLKLSDERLGTPPIDLPMDVLFGKAPRMHRDATTRVLEHAPLSLPSDLKSMAERVLSHPTVADKSFLITIGDRSVSGQVARDQMVGPWQVPVADCAVTLSSVTSTTGEAMSMGERTPLAVVDAAASARMAVGEALTNIAAARIGKLSDVKLSANWMAAAGSPGEDAQLYAAVNAVGMELCPALGLTIPVGKDSMSMRTVWQDGGEKKTVTSPVSLIISAFAPVLDVRKSLTPQLVDVELDTRLVFVDLARGQQRLGGSILAQTHAQVGPKVPDVEDPALLAGFFSAVQALSSEGRLLAYHDRSDGGLWATLCEMAFAGRCGVDVDLSKLGSDAVAALFNEELGAVMQVRAGDVARVCEVLEQHGLGVHCHELGRPSPKLEVRVRHGERVLLSEGTMDLRRVWSRVSYELQKLRDNPLCAEQEYAAKCDASNPGLSPLLTFDVAKDVAAPFVGKGARPRVAVLREQGVNSQQEMAAAFTRAGFLAVDVHMSDILAGRVSLKDFHGVLACGGFSYGDVLGAGGGWAKSILFNPRARDEFAGFFARPDSFGLGICNGCQMMSGLKDIIPGAEHFPRFVRNASEQYEARLGLVEISRTPSLFYQGMEGSRMLIAVAHGEGRAEFSDDAEAARVNGSGFITTRWVDNHGQVAATYPANPNGSPHGISGVTTKDGRFTVTMPHPERVHRMVQHSWRPREWTGDDGPWMRMFRNARAWLG, translated from the coding sequence ATGTCCAGCATGCACTTCCTGCGCGGCGCTCCCGTCCTCTCCGAATTCCGGCTCGCCAAGCTGCTCGCGCAGTGCCGCGAGCAGGTGCCCTCCGTGTCGTCCGTCTACGCGGAGCACGTGCACTTCCTCGACGCCCCGGAGCCCCTGTCCGGTGACGAGCAGGCGATGCTCGGCCGGCTCCTCGAGTATGGCCCCCGGGTCCCCTCGGGCGAGCGCGCGGGCAGCCTGCTGCTCGTCGTGCCGCGTCCGGGCACCATCTCCCCCTGGTCCTCGAAGGCGACGGACATCGTCCACAACTGCGGCCTGGGCGCGAAGGTGCGCCGGCTGGAGCGCGGCCTCGCGTACTTCGTCGCGGGTCCCCAGGGGCGTCCGCTGGAGCGCGAGCAGGTGGAGGCGCTCGCGCCGGTGCTGCACGACCGGATGACGCAGGCGGTGCTCACGCGGATGGAGGACGCGGCCGTGCTGTTCTCCACGCACGAGCCCCGGCCGCTCACCACGGTGGACATCCTGGGCGGCGGCAAGGGCGCGTTGGACCGGGCCAACCGCGAGCTGGGGCTGGCGCTCGCGGACGATGAAATCGACTACCTGGTGGCGCGCTTCACGGAACTCTCGCGCAACCCCACGGACGTCGAGCTGATGATGTTCGCGCAGGCCAACAGCGAGCACTGCCGGCACAAGATCTTCAACGCCAGCTGGACGCTGGACGGCAAGCCACAGGAGCGCTCGCTCTTCCAGGCCATCAAGAACACCTACGCCCAGCACAAGGAAGGCGTGCTGTCCGCCTACAAGGACAACGCGGCCGTCATCGAGGGCTTCACGGTGGACCGCTTCTTCCCGGACGCGGACACGGGCGAGTGGGGCACGGTGCGCGAGCCGTCCCACATCATGGTGAAGGTGGAGACGCACAATCACCCGACGGCGATTTCGCCGTACCCGGGCGCGGCCACCGGCGCGGGCGGAGAGATTCGCGACGAGGGCGCCACCGGTCGCGGCGCGAAGCCGAAGGCGGGCCTGACGGGCTTCACCGTCAGCCACCTGCGCATCCCCGGCCACGAGCGGCCGTGGGAGCAGCCCTACGGCAAGCCGGACCGCATCGTCTCCGCGCTGGACATCATGATCGACGGTCCGCTGGGCGGGGCCGCGTTCAACAACGAGTTCGGCCGGCCCAACCTCGCGGGCTACTTCCGCAGCTTCGAGGCGCAGGTGTCCACGCCCGAGGGCGTGGAGGTGCGCGGCTACCACAAGCCCATCATGATCGCCGGCGGCCTGGGCAACATCCGCGCCGAGCACGTGAAGAAGGGCCAGCTGCAGCCCGGTGACAAGCTCATCGTCCTGGGCGGCCCGGCGATGCTCATCGGCCTGGGCGGCGGCGCGGCGTCCTCCATGGCGCAGGGCGCGAGCGCGGCGGACCTCGACTTCGCCTCCGTGCAGCGTGACAACGCGGAGATGGAGCGGCGGTGCCAGCAGGTCATCGACCAGTGCTGCGCGCTGGGCGAGAAGAACCCCATCCGCTCCATCCACGACGTGGGCGCCGGCGGCCTGTCCAACGCGCTGCCGGAGCTGGCGCACGACAACGCGCTGGGCGGGAAGCTGGAGCTGCGCGCGGTGCCCAACGCGGAGCCGGGCATGTCGCCGCTCGAAATCTGGTGCAACGAGGCCCAGGAGCGCTACGTGCTGGGCGTGGCGCCCGAGGACCTGGCGCGCTTCACCGCGTTCTGCGAGCGCGAGCGCGCGCCCTTCTCGGTGCTGGGCGAGGCGACCGGGTCCCAGGTGCTGAAGCTGTCCGACGAGCGGCTGGGCACGCCGCCCATCGACCTGCCGATGGATGTGTTGTTCGGCAAGGCGCCGCGCATGCACCGCGACGCGACGACGCGCGTGCTGGAGCACGCTCCGCTGTCGCTGCCCTCGGACCTGAAGTCGATGGCCGAGCGCGTGTTGAGCCACCCGACGGTGGCGGACAAGTCGTTCCTCATCACCATCGGCGACCGCTCGGTGTCGGGGCAGGTGGCCCGGGACCAGATGGTCGGCCCGTGGCAGGTGCCGGTGGCCGACTGCGCGGTGACGCTGTCCTCGGTGACGAGCACCACGGGCGAGGCGATGTCCATGGGCGAGCGCACGCCGCTGGCCGTCGTTGACGCGGCGGCCTCCGCGCGCATGGCGGTGGGCGAGGCGCTCACCAACATCGCCGCGGCGCGCATCGGCAAGCTGTCCGACGTGAAGCTGTCCGCCAACTGGATGGCGGCGGCGGGCAGCCCGGGTGAGGACGCGCAGCTCTACGCCGCGGTGAACGCGGTGGGCATGGAGCTGTGCCCGGCGCTGGGGTTGACCATCCCCGTGGGCAAGGACTCCATGTCCATGCGCACGGTGTGGCAGGACGGCGGCGAGAAGAAGACCGTGACGTCGCCGGTGTCGCTCATCATCTCCGCCTTCGCGCCGGTGCTGGACGTGCGCAAGTCGCTCACGCCGCAGCTGGTGGACGTGGAGCTGGACACGCGGCTGGTCTTCGTGGACCTGGCGCGAGGGCAGCAGCGGCTGGGCGGCTCCATCCTCGCGCAGACGCACGCGCAGGTGGGCCCCAAGGTCCCCGACGTGGAGGACCCCGCGCTGCTCGCCGGCTTCTTCTCCGCGGTGCAGGCGCTGAGCTCCGAGGGGCGGCTGCTCGCCTATCACGACCGCTCCGACGGTGGCCTGTGGGCCACGCTGTGCGAGATGGCCTTCGCGGGCCGCTGCGGCGTGGACGTGGACCTCTCGAAGCTGGGCTCCGACGCGGTGGCGGCGCTCTTCAACGAGGAGCTGGGCGCGGTGATGCAGGTCCGCGCGGGCGACGTGGCGCGCGTGTGCGAGGTGTTGGAGCAGCACGGCCTGGGCGTGCACTGCCACGAGCTGGGGCGGCCCTCGCCGAAGCTGGAGGTCCGTGTCCGGCACGGTGAGCGGGTGCTCCTGTCCGAGGGCACCATGGACCTGCGCCGCGTCTGGTCGCGTGTCAGCTACGAGCTGCAGAAGCTGCGCGACAACCCGCTGTGCGCGGAGCAGGAGTACGCGGCCAAGTGCGACGCGTCCAACCCGGGCCTGTCGCCGCTGTTGACGTTCGACGTGGCCAAGGACGTGGCCGCGCCCTTCGTGGGCAAGGGCGCGCGTCCTCGCGTGGCGGTGCTGCGCGAGCAGGGGGTGAACAGCCAGCAGGAGATGGCGGCGGCGTTCACCCGCGCGGGCTTCCTCGCGGTGGACGTGCACATGAGCGACATCCTCGCGGGCCGGGTGTCGCTGAAGGACTTCCACGGCGTGCTGGCGTGTGGCGGCTTCTCCTACGGAGACGTGCTGGGCGCGGGTGGCGGCTGGGCCAAGTCCATCCTGTTCAACCCGCGCGCGCGCGACGAGTTCGCCGGCTTCTTCGCGCGGCCGGACAGCTTCGGCCTGGGCATCTGCAACGGCTGCCAGATGATGTCCGGGCTCAAGGACATCATCCCCGGCGCGGAGCACTTCCCGCGCTTCGTGCGCAACGCCTCGGAGCAGTACGAGGCGCGGCTGGGGCTGGTGGAGATTTCCCGCACGCCGTCGCTCTTCTACCAGGGCATGGAGGGCAGCCGGATGCTCATCGCCGTGGCGCACGGCGAGGGGCGCGCGGAGTTCTCCGACGATGCGGAGGCCGCGCGCGTCAACGGCTCGGGCTTCATCACCACGCGCTGGGTGGACAACCACGGCCAGGTGGCGGCGACGTACCCGGCGAACCCGAACGGCTCGCCGCACGGAATCTCGGGCGTCACCACGAAGGATGGCCGCTTCACCGTGACGATGCCGCACCCCGAGCGCGTCCACCGGATGGTGCAGCACTCGTGGCGGCCCCGCGAGTGGACGGGCGATGACGGCCCGTGGATGCGCATGTTCCGCAACGCCCGCGCCTGGCTGGGCTGA
- the msrB gene encoding peptide-methionine (R)-S-oxide reductase MsrB, translating into MVDKLTLSDAQWRERLTPEEYDVLRRHGTERPGSGCFLGTKTPGTYVCAGCGNPLFKSGTKFESGTGWPSFTQAVGPDSVTQIDDRSYGMVRTEVRCARCDGHLGHVFPDGPPPTGLRYCMNSVAMKHVPEGQPLELVRA; encoded by the coding sequence ATGGTCGACAAGCTCACCCTCAGCGATGCGCAGTGGCGCGAGCGGCTGACGCCCGAGGAGTACGACGTCCTGCGCAGGCACGGCACGGAGCGTCCGGGCTCGGGGTGCTTCCTGGGGACGAAGACGCCGGGCACCTACGTGTGCGCCGGCTGCGGCAACCCGCTGTTCAAGTCGGGCACCAAGTTCGAATCCGGCACGGGCTGGCCGTCCTTCACCCAGGCGGTGGGGCCGGACTCGGTGACGCAAATCGATGACCGCTCGTATGGCATGGTCCGCACCGAGGTGCGCTGTGCCCGCTGCGACGGTCACCTGGGGCACGTCTTCCCTGACGGCCCGCCGCCCACCGGCCTGCGCTACTGCATGAACTCGGTGGCGATGAAGCACGTGCCCGAGGGCCAGCCGCTGGAGCTGGTCCGGGCGTAG
- a CDS encoding CBS domain-containing protein, which yields MRIFELMTRNVETIEADEPVRVAALRMRECNIGALPVTEGGQLVGMLTDRDLTVRSTALGQDPNTTRVREVMTTALITCEPDAGLDVAEQMMEDKMVRRLVVVDEARRPLGILSLDDLATVPAEVLRAGAVLEHLQHA from the coding sequence ATGCGGATTTTCGAGTTGATGACCCGGAACGTGGAGACCATCGAGGCGGACGAGCCGGTGCGGGTCGCCGCCCTGCGGATGCGCGAATGCAACATCGGCGCGCTCCCCGTCACCGAAGGCGGACAGCTCGTGGGCATGCTGACGGACCGCGACCTCACCGTGCGCTCCACGGCCCTGGGCCAGGACCCCAACACCACGCGCGTACGGGAGGTGATGACGACGGCCCTCATCACCTGCGAGCCGGACGCGGGGCTCGATGTGGCCGAGCAGATGATGGAGGACAAGATGGTGCGCCGGCTCGTCGTGGTGGACGAGGCCCGTCGCCCGCTGGGCATCCTGAGCCTGGATGACCTGGCCACCGTGCCCGCGGAGGTGCTGCGCGCCGGCGCGGTGCTGGAGCACCTGCAACACGCGTAG
- the thrS gene encoding threonine--tRNA ligase: MPTFRTGDEAMLDENDHRALGQRLDLFHLQEEAAGMVFWHPRGLLLFRLLEEHIRQRMQREGYLEVRTPQLYAQPLWEKSGHWENFRENMYLVEDGGRALALKPVSCPGHIELVKRMSLSYRDLPLRMSEFGLVHRSEPGGALHGLFRLRQFTQDDGHIFCAPEQVVEEVVGFARSLREFYAGLGFHDVQVAFSGRPASRAGSDAVWDQAESWLAEAARQAGLECKDQPGQGAFYGPKLEFVLKDRLGREWQCGTIQLDLVLPERFDLRYQDSQGLRVRPVMLHRALLGSLERFIGVLLEHHQGALPAWLAPEQVVVAPVGDAAQDYARDVAFSLRRAGCRVRVDARPESLSRKVLDSHQGGVPWLVVVGAREVQAKGLRLRQRDGAQRDVSWDAGLAELVSACVPGAPA; encoded by the coding sequence ATTCCAACCTTCCGTACCGGAGACGAAGCAATGCTCGACGAAAACGACCACCGCGCCCTCGGCCAACGCCTGGACCTCTTCCACCTGCAGGAGGAGGCGGCGGGGATGGTCTTCTGGCATCCCCGAGGGCTCTTGTTGTTCCGCTTGCTGGAGGAGCACATCCGCCAGCGCATGCAGCGCGAGGGCTACCTCGAGGTCCGTACGCCGCAGCTCTACGCGCAGCCCCTGTGGGAGAAGAGCGGCCACTGGGAGAACTTCCGTGAGAACATGTACCTCGTGGAGGACGGCGGGCGCGCGCTCGCGCTCAAGCCCGTGAGCTGCCCGGGCCACATCGAGCTCGTGAAGCGCATGTCCTTGAGCTACCGCGACCTGCCCCTGCGCATGAGTGAGTTCGGGCTGGTGCACCGCAGCGAGCCGGGTGGCGCGCTGCATGGCCTGTTCCGGCTGCGTCAGTTCACGCAGGACGACGGGCACATCTTCTGTGCCCCCGAGCAGGTCGTGGAGGAGGTCGTCGGCTTCGCGCGCTCGCTGCGCGAGTTCTACGCGGGCCTGGGGTTCCACGATGTCCAGGTGGCCTTCTCCGGCCGGCCCGCCTCCCGTGCGGGGAGCGACGCCGTCTGGGACCAGGCCGAGTCCTGGCTCGCGGAGGCGGCGAGACAGGCGGGCCTGGAGTGCAAAGACCAGCCGGGCCAGGGAGCCTTCTACGGGCCCAAGCTGGAGTTCGTCCTGAAGGACAGGCTGGGGCGCGAGTGGCAGTGCGGGACGATTCAGCTCGACCTCGTGCTGCCCGAGCGCTTCGACCTGCGCTACCAGGACTCGCAGGGCCTGCGGGTCCGTCCGGTGATGCTTCACCGCGCGCTCCTGGGGAGCCTGGAGCGGTTCATCGGCGTGCTGCTCGAGCACCACCAGGGCGCCCTGCCCGCGTGGCTCGCGCCCGAGCAGGTGGTGGTGGCGCCCGTGGGTGACGCCGCGCAGGACTACGCGCGCGATGTCGCCTTCAGCCTGCGCCGGGCGGGCTGCCGCGTCCGCGTGGACGCGCGACCGGAGTCGCTGTCGCGCAAGGTGTTGGACTCGCACCAGGGAGGCGTTCCCTGGCTCGTGGTGGTGGGCGCGCGCGAGGTGCAGGCGAAGGGCCTGCGGCTGCGACAGCGGGACGGCGCCCAGCGGGACGTATCGTGGGACGCGGGCCTCGCCGAGCTGGTGTCCGCGTGTGTCCCTGGCGCCCCCGCATGA
- a CDS encoding OPT/YSL family transporter, giving the protein MASPVQPLPHSEPPSSSTPPDSDNLQPRFGWLPPVGTWKYHLLLSAVALFILGPLGGIAASYMNFSVGFFVGGQVLAGILGSAVTYGYGAEGKHGANYMQTMAASVASLCAMSVLIQAMVWLGMEMPPAWHLMLFVGCVGMFAVGVGMLYTPLLVDRLQLDYPSGFAVANILRALTDKRLLKASISKLGGGTLLGAIAAWMTEKIAVVAAIGTSAATLGAGMIVGSRITIPAVLMAVIGAWQVPHLREIGWLGPEDPFRKIGFLIGLAMICGAAVVDLSLLAVQAVARVKAQADAPKDDEPAWKKVNLPRLLAWVLGWGAATLVVGTAVLGQPLGWLLFGLALALLFVLINGISYGITDQNPISSAFVISIMMMSLLGLKNPLVALMAATILLISTSVGCDMQQDRSTGWRLGTNRVIQFRYQVMGVIMGALLCVGLARVFMTAYPALAINQLDNPNAEVGQWGSAMTYKLVGAIRDLGSLSDTKVKAMLLGLGLGFGIQALRKVLHANQGYQRYIKGSRAGFAVGWTMDSLLLASPYASSFGGFVAFPVALWFGAGGVIASVWNTVTKKRAPASAGSPAQGEALPEDMSTMSLVGGGLIAGESLFFLIAGMIGLASLLA; this is encoded by the coding sequence ATGGCATCTCCCGTCCAGCCGCTCCCCCACTCGGAGCCTCCCTCGTCCTCGACGCCCCCCGACTCCGACAACCTCCAGCCGCGCTTCGGCTGGCTGCCTCCCGTCGGGACCTGGAAGTACCACCTGCTCTTGAGCGCGGTGGCCCTGTTCATCCTCGGGCCCCTGGGTGGCATCGCCGCCTCGTACATGAACTTCAGCGTGGGCTTCTTCGTCGGAGGCCAGGTGCTCGCCGGCATCCTCGGCAGCGCCGTCACGTACGGCTACGGCGCGGAGGGCAAGCACGGCGCCAACTACATGCAGACGATGGCCGCGTCGGTGGCCTCGCTGTGCGCCATGTCCGTGCTCATCCAGGCCATGGTGTGGCTGGGCATGGAGATGCCGCCCGCGTGGCACCTGATGCTCTTCGTCGGCTGCGTGGGCATGTTCGCCGTCGGCGTGGGCATGCTCTACACGCCACTGCTCGTGGACCGGCTGCAGCTCGACTACCCGTCGGGCTTCGCGGTGGCCAACATCCTGCGCGCGCTGACGGACAAGCGGCTGCTCAAGGCCTCCATCTCCAAGCTGGGCGGCGGCACGCTGCTGGGCGCCATCGCCGCGTGGATGACGGAGAAGATCGCCGTCGTGGCCGCCATCGGCACCAGCGCCGCCACGCTGGGCGCGGGCATGATCGTCGGCAGCCGCATCACCATCCCCGCGGTGCTGATGGCCGTCATCGGCGCGTGGCAGGTGCCGCACCTGCGTGAAATCGGCTGGCTCGGCCCCGAGGACCCGTTCCGCAAGATCGGCTTCCTCATCGGCCTGGCGATGATCTGCGGCGCGGCGGTGGTGGACCTGTCGCTGCTCGCGGTGCAGGCGGTGGCGCGCGTGAAGGCCCAGGCCGACGCGCCGAAGGACGACGAGCCCGCGTGGAAGAAGGTCAACCTGCCCCGGCTCCTGGCCTGGGTGCTGGGTTGGGGCGCGGCCACGCTGGTGGTGGGCACGGCGGTGCTGGGTCAGCCCCTGGGCTGGCTGCTCTTCGGCCTCGCGCTGGCGCTGCTGTTCGTGCTCATCAACGGCATCTCCTACGGCATCACCGACCAGAACCCCATCTCCAGTGCGTTCGTCATCTCCATCATGATGATGTCGCTGCTCGGCCTGAAGAACCCGCTGGTGGCGCTGATGGCCGCGACCATCCTGCTCATCTCCACCTCCGTGGGCTGCGACATGCAGCAGGACCGCTCCACCGGGTGGCGCCTGGGCACCAACCGCGTCATCCAGTTCCGCTACCAGGTGATGGGCGTCATCATGGGCGCGCTGCTCTGTGTTGGCCTGGCGCGCGTGTTCATGACGGCCTATCCCGCGCTCGCCATCAACCAGCTCGACAACCCCAACGCCGAGGTGGGCCAGTGGGGCTCGGCGATGACCTACAAGCTGGTGGGCGCCATCCGGGACCTGGGCTCGCTGTCGGACACCAAGGTGAAGGCGATGCTGCTCGGCCTGGGGCTGGGCTTCGGCATCCAGGCGCTGCGCAAGGTGCTGCACGCCAACCAGGGCTACCAGCGCTACATCAAGGGCTCGCGCGCGGGCTTCGCGGTGGGCTGGACCATGGACTCGCTGCTGCTGGCCAGCCCCTACGCGTCCTCCTTCGGCGGCTTCGTGGCCTTCCCCGTGGCGCTGTGGTTCGGCGCGGGCGGTGTCATCGCGTCCGTGTGGAACACCGTCACGAAGAAGCGCGCCCCGGCCTCCGCGGGCAGCCCCGCTCAGGGCGAGGCGCTCCCCGAGGACATGAGCACCATGTCCCTGGTGGGCGGCGGCCTCATCGCGGGCGAGTCGCTCTTCTTCCTCATCGCCGGGATGATTGGCCTCGCGTCGCTGCTGGCGTGA
- a CDS encoding methylase, whose translation MSTLDAKTRGRTAPGRLRALDAFLCRFEPTLLSRVDGPWARAVFVDVGFGEHPWTTLESAEAFRALHPELVVIGVELDDARALAAQSHAGPRTHFRQGGFALPLSPEEPARLVRAMNLLRQGPVERVAEVHHALSRFLLPSGLLVEGSSDPEGSVLTAHLLRRSDSAPDAPPVREALLFHTDFRQGFAPLLFRDWLPRDLRRRVRPGEPMHAFFMSWVDTWKQARDAGHSAPADAFRESVSRLCRQVDGVSSDSWLLDSGYLLWRPPTGVAS comes from the coding sequence ATGTCCACGCTCGACGCGAAGACGCGGGGGCGCACCGCACCCGGAAGGCTGCGCGCGCTCGATGCCTTCCTGTGCCGCTTCGAGCCCACGCTGCTGTCGCGCGTCGACGGCCCGTGGGCCCGCGCCGTCTTCGTGGACGTGGGCTTCGGCGAACATCCGTGGACGACGCTCGAGAGCGCCGAGGCCTTTCGCGCGCTCCACCCCGAGCTCGTCGTCATCGGCGTGGAGCTCGATGACGCGCGGGCCCTCGCCGCTCAGTCCCATGCGGGGCCGCGCACCCACTTCCGGCAAGGCGGCTTCGCGCTGCCGCTGTCCCCGGAGGAGCCCGCCCGCCTCGTGCGGGCCATGAACCTCCTGCGACAGGGCCCCGTGGAGCGCGTCGCCGAGGTGCACCACGCGCTCAGTCGCTTCCTCCTCCCCTCGGGGCTGCTCGTGGAGGGCAGCTCGGACCCGGAGGGTTCGGTTCTCACCGCGCACCTGCTGCGTCGCTCCGACAGCGCTCCCGATGCGCCCCCTGTCCGCGAGGCCCTGCTCTTCCACACCGACTTCCGTCAGGGCTTCGCGCCGCTGCTGTTCCGCGACTGGTTGCCTCGTGACTTGCGCCGCCGCGTGCGCCCCGGTGAGCCCATGCACGCGTTCTTCATGTCCTGGGTCGACACCTGGAAACAGGCTCGCGACGCCGGCCACTCCGCGCCCGCGGACGCCTTCCGCGAGTCTGTCTCACGTTTGTGTCGGCAGGTGGACGGCGTCTCCTCGGACTCATGGCTGCTCGACTCCGGTTACCTGCTATGGCGGCCGCCGACAGGTGTGGCGTCCTGA
- a CDS encoding carbamoyl-phosphate synthase, whose protein sequence is MQAEDVKVQQSATERVGERPAALLFSAGFYGTLAAARCFGRNGIRVTVADPGRLGPASWSRFVGNRVQCPPESQPEAFLAWLMDFGRRAPMSHVLYPTSDELAWLVSVHAKELSRYFHLYDPGIDAVYGLLNKRKLFEAGQSVGLTLPRTWFPESEADLESISREARFPVLIKPTTQILYSTHRKGLPVAEPSQLVEEYRAFARDGYAPMLVKFDPAVARPMVQEFHPEAAQGIYSLSGFVDRTGSLFEVRGAMKVLQRPRRLGVGVCFESAPVRQDLADGLRKLCAKLGYHGVFEVEFIQTKDDFLLIDFNPRYYGQMGFDIARGLPLPLMAYHAALGDSDALERVGQSARAWTGRGEVFCNRIALEMLLNLQRLSGALPADEAKQWRRWLQTHRQVSVDPLIDSDDPMPSAVEVAQILYGSARHPRAFLRMMVLNR, encoded by the coding sequence GTGCAGGCAGAAGACGTGAAGGTGCAGCAGTCGGCGACAGAGCGCGTGGGAGAGCGGCCGGCCGCGCTGCTCTTCTCCGCTGGCTTCTATGGAACGCTCGCCGCCGCGCGGTGCTTCGGGCGCAATGGCATCCGCGTCACCGTGGCGGACCCCGGACGGCTGGGCCCCGCGAGCTGGTCGCGCTTCGTCGGGAATCGCGTGCAGTGCCCTCCCGAGTCCCAGCCCGAGGCGTTCCTCGCGTGGCTCATGGACTTCGGACGCCGGGCGCCGATGAGCCACGTGCTGTATCCGACGAGCGACGAGCTGGCGTGGCTGGTGTCGGTGCACGCCAAGGAGCTGTCGCGCTACTTCCACCTCTACGACCCCGGCATCGACGCCGTGTACGGGCTGCTCAACAAGCGCAAGCTCTTCGAGGCGGGCCAGTCGGTGGGGCTGACGCTGCCGCGCACCTGGTTCCCCGAGTCCGAGGCGGACCTCGAGAGCATCTCGCGCGAGGCGCGCTTCCCCGTCCTCATCAAGCCGACGACGCAGATCCTCTACTCCACGCACCGCAAGGGCCTGCCCGTCGCGGAGCCCTCGCAGCTCGTGGAGGAGTACCGCGCCTTCGCGCGCGACGGCTACGCGCCCATGCTGGTGAAGTTCGACCCGGCCGTGGCGCGGCCCATGGTGCAGGAGTTCCACCCCGAGGCGGCCCAGGGCATCTACAGCCTGTCGGGCTTCGTGGACCGCACCGGCTCGCTGTTCGAGGTGCGCGGCGCCATGAAGGTGCTCCAGCGTCCGCGCCGGCTGGGCGTGGGCGTGTGCTTCGAGTCCGCCCCGGTGCGCCAGGACCTGGCCGACGGCCTGCGCAAGCTGTGCGCGAAGCTGGGCTACCACGGCGTCTTCGAGGTGGAGTTCATCCAGACGAAGGACGACTTCCTGCTCATCGACTTCAACCCGCGCTACTACGGGCAGATGGGCTTCGACATCGCGCGCGGACTGCCGCTGCCGCTCATGGCCTATCACGCGGCGCTGGGTGACTCCGACGCGCTCGAGCGCGTGGGGCAGTCGGCGCGCGCGTGGACGGGACGCGGCGAGGTGTTCTGCAACCGCATCGCCCTGGAGATGCTGCTCAACCTCCAGCGGCTGTCCGGCGCGCTGCCCGCCGACGAGGCGAAGCAGTGGCGGCGCTGGCTGCAGACGCACCGGCAGGTGTCGGTGGACCCGCTCATCGACTCGGATGACCCGATGCCGTCCGCGGTGGAGGTGGCGCAGATCCTCTACGGCTCCGCGCGCCACCCGCGCGCCTTCCTGCGGATGATGGTGCTCAACCGCTAG